One stretch of Nicotiana tabacum cultivar K326 chromosome 18, ASM71507v2, whole genome shotgun sequence DNA includes these proteins:
- the LOC107784319 gene encoding peptidyl-prolyl cis-trans isomerase CYP28, chloroplastic: MGCSATLLPSPPPHLHRPPTFKPLLNRRSLLFLSTTLSFPATTISTSSATPPPQPDTTITERVYLDFSICPNYFTNRTLGDDLSNCSDSEPIGRLVLGLYGNLVPITVSNFKSMCTGTSGSTYKGTLVQKIFPGQFFMAGRQGRRDKGEVKPPLELIRNTETVESKAFVLEHNRGGIVSLPLSENDDDDDLKLNPKYHNVEFLITTGPGPAPQLDSKNIVFGTVLEGMDIVTSIAAIPTYKPSENIRQYNGFAELLGDGRAKTARAIWNKPQQTVYISDCGELKVAKPTLSPSLP, translated from the exons ATGGGCTGCTCCGCCACCCTCCTCccttctcctcctcctcatcTCCACCGTCCCCCCACCTTCAAACCGCTCCTCAACCGCCGTTCACTTCTCTTCCTCTCCACCACCCTCTCATTCCCCGCCACCACCATTTCAACTTCCTCCGCCACCCCACCCCCCCAACCAGACACCACCATAACCGAACGTGTCTATTTAGACTTCAGCATTTGCCCTAATTACTTCACAAACAGAACTCTCGGCGATGACTTGTCAAATTGCTCTGATTCTGAGCCAATTGGTCGCCTTGTTCTTGGCCTATACGGAAACTTAGTTCCTATAACTgtttcaaatttcaaatctatGTGTACGGGTACCTCTGGCTCAACCTATAAGGGCACTTTGGTCCAGAAAATTTTCCCGGGTCAGTTTTTTATGGCGGGAAGACAGGGTAGGAGAGATAAAGGAGAAGTGAAACCACCGTTGGAATTAATTAGGAATACAGAGACAGTTGAATCTAAAGCTTTTGTTTTGGAACATAATAGGGGTGGAATAGTTTCATTGCCTTTGTCTgagaatgatgatgatgatgatttgaagttgaatcctaagtATCATAATGTGGAGTTCTTGATTACTACTGGACCTGGTCCTGCTCCTCAGCTTGATAGCAAGAATATTGTTTTTGGAACTGTTCTTGAAG GTATGGATATTGTGACAAGTATAGCTGCCATTCCCACTTATAAACCATCCGAAAATATTCGACAGTATAATGGTTTTGCCGAGCTTCTTGGAGATGGAAGAGCAAAAACTGCTCGCGCAATCTGGAATAAACCACAACAGACTGTTTACATCAGTGACTGTGGAGAACTCAAAGTGGCAAAACCTACACTTTCGCCTAGCCTACCTTGA